In the Apodemus sylvaticus chromosome 3, mApoSyl1.1, whole genome shotgun sequence genome, TCCAAGTTGCATGTCTCCAAAGCATCTTACGTAGCTGATATGTCCAACCCCGGAGTCCAATCCGGGGTCACACACTGCAGCTAATTCTTTTGTTCCTCAAGCCTCTCCATCCTTTCTTGTGATTTAAAGAAGGCCTTACTTTTGGCTTACCGAGGAGACTGAGCTGTAAGGGGAGACATGTAAGAGTATAACCCAcctgctgtgggggtggggaggctaaAAGCCTCCCTCAGGTGTCACGGAGTGTGTGGGGCCTTTTCAACCCCCTTCAGAGTTTTCAGTGCTTCGTGGCTGGAAGCTCAGGGGTTTCCCCTCGTTCCTTCAGGTACCAGCATTGTCACTTGagatgcatttcttttttaacttctACCATAACCTTTTGAGGTGGGTGTCATCCAAGTTATAGATGGCggcacagacagagaaagaggaagtaaATTACTCTTTTCCCAGACAGTTAATAAGTGGCGGGGCCAGGAATTAAGCCCAGACCTGTCTGACCCCAGAGCCTTCCCAACTCAGATGCTCCTGACAGAGAGGCTCTTTGGCTCTAGAACAAATTAATAAGAGGGATTAAGACCCAGACAGGGTGGTGTCTGGTGCCTTTTCTAACTGACCTTTAGGGGGACCTGGCCAGAGGTATAAAGGTTCACTTGAGATAGGCGGTGAGGGGTATGGAAGTTGAAAGTGAGCTTAAGCCTAGATTTTAGCATTTAAGAACtgtattttgaatttctttcattgttttttctgtccctctgtctctgtctgtttatctgtctctTTCTGGTTTGGAATTTCAAGTTGAGTGTGAGAAATGATCCTAAGTCCAGGAATCAGATATAATTAAGGGTCAGACCCCCAAATACTGACAGTGTGGACTCTAGTTTTCAGGACTGTGAGACAGAGAAGGGGACAGGACTGCATTGTGGAGCTGGCTCATTGGCGCCCTCTGGTGGTCAAGGCTGGGACCTGCATGCCATCTCTCGATCTCTTCGGGGTGCCTACTTGTGTCTAGGAAGTATGAGCAAGGCACAGTAGCTGTGGCATGATGTACCCGGGCCCCAAGGCCTTAACTATGCAAGGTCTGGAGTGGTGTTAGCTAGGAGGACAGCCACAGAGAAAACCAGAGTGACGATACTTTCTTCTGGTTGAATCAGATGTCTCCAAAACATGTTCTCAGCTCCAGGCTTCAAATACCATTCCAGGCTGAAGAGTCTAGACAGCGTGAAGCCCGGGGTTTTCAGAAACAGACCTTGCGTGTACTTCCACTTCTGGGAGGCACCTATACCTGCCGCTGGCAAGCTCGCTACAACAGAACCCTGTGGAAAGTAGAGCTACCAGGCTGCACAGACTAACCTGTGCTCTCATCTCTCCAGGGCTGCATTGTGATCCGATACACGGCCCCCTGGCACATGGTCTTCTTCTCCGAGTCCTTCGGCATCCCCTCACTTCGTGTGGTAGCCCAGAAGCTGCTCGAGCTCCTCTTTGACTATGAGATTGAGCGGGAGCCTCTGCTCTTCCATGTCTTCAGCAATGCGGGCGTCATGCTCTACCGCTACGTGCTGGAGCTCCTGCAGACCCATCAGCGCTTCCGCCATTTGCATGTGATGGGCACCATCTTTGACAGTGGTCCTGGTGATAGCAACCTGATAGGGGCCCTGAGAGCCCTGGCAACTATCCTGGAGCGCCGACCTGCCGTGCTGCGCCTGCTGCTCCTGGCAGCGTTCGCCATGGTGGTCGTCTTGTTTCACTTCCTGCTTGCTCCGTTCACTGCCCTTTTCCACACCCACTTCTACGACAGGCTGCAGGACTCAGGCTCCTGCTGGCCTGAGCTCTACCTCTACTCTAGAGCTGATAAGGTGGTCGCAGCCAGGGATGTGGAGCGTATGGTGGAGGCACGCCTGGCTCACCAGGTCATGGTGCGTGGAGTGGACTTTGTGACATCTGCGCATGTCAGCCACCTCCGAGACTATCCTACTTACTATACAAGTCTGTGTGTCGACTTCATGCATAATTGTGTCCAATGCTGAGGTCCTGCTCCGGAAATAAACGCCGACACCTCCCTTCGACCTATATCTATCCCAGGGGCTACTAGCATGGCTGCTCTCTCCTATGCTGGGATGGAGTGTCAGGGCAGGTTTCTGTGGGGCAGCCTTACAGTTAGTTGCTTGGACAAGTGTGATTGGCTGCTGCTTCCTATGGTGTTTGGTCTGTAAAGGGttaacacagtgtgtgtgtgtgtgtgtgtgtgtgtgtgtgtgtgtgttaggtggaTGGCCCCAAGCCCAGAGTTGTCTTCAAAATTAATGTAGGGTTGAGGGGGGAGCTCAGTTGGTACAGTGCTGGTCATACAATCGTGAATTTAATCCCGGAACTCACAttaggtggcacacgcctttaatcccagcacttgggagagagaggcagatggatttccaagttcaaggccagtgtggtggtctacagagtgagttccaggacagctacacagagaaaccctgtctcaaaaaaaaaaaaaaaaaaaaacctaaccaaccaaccaaacaaacaaaaaccaaaccaagccaaaccaaaacaaacaaaaatctcagctctggggaggcagagataggcaggtgCCTGGGGCTTATTGGCCAACTAACCTAGCCTAATTAGTGAGCCCCAGGCCAGAGAGAGGACCTGTCTCAAGAAGCAAAGTGAGCTGTACCCTAGgtagacctctggcctccacacacatctgcacacagtgtgtctgcagacacacaagcacacgtgTAGACTGTGGCAAGAACTTCTAACATAGCTGCTCTTCCTGGCAGAATCCCAGACACCCGGGGTCCTGCTCGTTAACTGTAGGTATATGGCACCTGTGTATACAGCTTCTGTAGCAGATTTCTAGTTCTTGGCTACTATGCATATCCTAGAACTTAAGAATCTTGGATAACTGaaacgttttgttttgtttcaggatAGGGTCTCAATGTAGtcttggctaccctggaacttgctctgaagaccaGTGAGGCTTCCAACTCGCAGAGCCTCCTGgccctgcctccagagtgctagggttaaaggcctgtgccaccacacctggctaggtAACTGAAATTTTATAATCATTCTCAGAATTAAGTtttggtgtgggggaggggaatgggtgtgtgggtgtgtcttgtagcccaggctgcctcagtctcactatgtagccgagGACGACTTTGAGCTTGTGATCTCcacctcccaggtcctgggatcCCAGGCCTGTGCGATCATGCCTGGCTTGAGGTTTGATTTCAAGAGTGGAAGGAACTGCAGAGCAGCAGAGCGAGGCTGGGGAGCAGGCTGTGACCTCTGCGAGGGAGGACAAAGTGCCACAATGTAAAGCACTTGGGCCTGTCACTCAGAGAGGATGTCTCTGACCTTGTGGTCTGGAGATCTGGGGCAGACAGCAGATGGAGCTGAGGATTTGGGTATTTGGAGCCTGCTTGGTGCCACGACATGTTAGAGCATGCTGctgaatctttttgttgttgttgtttgtttttgtttttttgagacagggtttctctgtgtagccctggttgtcctggaactcactctgtagaccaggctggcctcgaactcagaaatccgcctgcctctgcctcccagagtgctggacttacaggcgtgtgccaccaccgcccagccaagtTGCTGAATCTTAGGGACTAGGAGCGGGGCAGAAAGGCTGTGGTGCTCAACGGGAGGGAGGAGGTGGTAATTCTTGTCTTGGAAGGCAGAACCAATGTAAGGGGATTCAGGTTCAAACACTACCTTCATTCCTAAGAGTCCCACTCAGTACCCTCCAGATGGTTGTACTCAGAAGTTGTACCATCTCCTGTGCTGAAAGTCACGGCTGCAAAATTTGCACATAGCAGGTGAGGTAGTCAATAGATATTTGTTAATTGAATGAACTTTCTGTGATCAAGGGACTCGGGTTTGAGAGAAGGGCTTTCAGAGTTTGGCAGGCAGTTTGAAAGATGCGGGTGGGAGGCTTCTAATATTCTTGGGGCAGTAAATCCCCAAGTGTCCCgaggccagcacacacacacacacacacacacacacacacacacacccaggtcCTCAGGGTGTAAgcctggtgtatgtgtgtgtgtgtgtgtgtgtgtgtgccagccgtGTCCTCAGGGCAtcagcctggtgtgtgtgtgtgccagctgtgTTCTCAGGGCGTCagcctggggtgtgtgtgtgtgtgtgtgtgtgccagctgtgtcctcagggcatcagcttggggtgtgtgtgtgtgtgtgtgtgtgtgtgccagctgtgtcctcagggcgtcatcctggtgtgtgtgtgtgtgtgtgccagctgtgtcctcagggcatcatcctggtgtgtgtgtgtgtgtgtatgtgtgccagctgtgtcctcagggcgtcatcctggtgtgtgtgtgtgtgtgtgtgtgtgtgtgtgtgccagccgtGTCCTCAGGGCGtcatcctggtgtgtgtgtgtgtgtgtgtgtgccagccgtGTCCTCAGGGTGtcagcctggtgtgtgtgtgtgtgtgtgccagctgtgtcctcagggcatcagcttggggtgtgtgtgtgtgtgtgtgtgtgtgtgccagctgtgtcctcagggcatcagcttggggtgtgtgtgtgtgtgtgtgtgtgccagctgtgtcctcagggcatcagcctggggtgtgtgtgtgtgtatgtgccagcCGTGTCCTCAGGGTGtcagcctggtgtgtgtgtgtgtgtgtgtgtgtgtgtgtgtgtgtgccatgtccTCATGGCGTCGTCAGCCTCAGGGTTCTCTGCTACTTCTCTGCTCCCTTAGAGAGGTGCTTACATCCCCAGCCATGGCCGACAGGTGGCAGTGTTGCCTGTTCCACGACAGCCTAAAGCATGCTTTGGTGGAATGAATGCCCGTTCAATGTGCCAGGTTAGTATATGCCCCCCACCCCTGGGTTGGGGTAAGCAGCTGTCAAGGGCCCGATGAGTTCGGGGGTTGGGGGGAAAGGGACAGTAGAGACATGAGACATGGCTGCTCAGAACTGACCGCTGAGGCCCATCACCTCTTCCCAGGTGTCTAAGGCTGCCTCATTAGGCACTAGAAGCCAGGCAGACTGGACTTCAGGCTCGAGCAGCCGTGTTCAGGATATTCGGTGGCACCGAGCAGGGTATGCGAACCATGAGGGGTCTGTTCTGGATTCCAACGTGGTGGGCTTGCAAGGGGAAGCAGGAGCTACCAACTAGACCGGATTTTTGTGGGTTTGCAGGCACCCCAGGTAGAAATCCCTTGAATCTGAGCAACCACCCTTTTCTCACATTTCTCTGGTGAGGGCTCACCTGGACCCTCTGCCAGGAAGCATCCGGTGACTTCCCTGGCAGTGAGGAGCTGTGGCACTAACAAGTTCTGTATCTGCAGCCCTGACAGCCTAGCACCAGTCCTTTACTTGAAGGTCTGTTTTTATACCAGGCCAGTCCCCTCTCCCCTGAAACTCAGCCGGTGAACTATGGCACATTTCAGGGGACGGAAAGATAAGAGGCCCGGAGCTTGTGTGACTTGTCTGTGGCTGCTTCTGCCCAGGGTTGGGGACTAGAGCTTACATCCCCTCTGTACCCCAAGCTCTGACCTCTTTTGTGATTAATGAGCTGACGATTCTACATCGATAAGGAATTAACCTAGAGCCCCCTACCCATCAATAGCCTGGAGCCCAGACCCTCagccctacccccccccccaggatgcTCCTGTTGTCCTGGCCCCAGGCTTCACACACTGCAGTGTAATGCTGCACAGGCTGACCCTCCTAACTGCCTCAGTCACCATCAGAGCTTCAAACACAGACAAGCAGCTGGTTTATACTGTTTTAATCCATGTCAAATGTAGTTTACAAAGGGCAAGGACAAGTCCCTCTGTATAGAATATACAGACACAGCATCACACCATAGGGCCCACAGGAGGTGCAGGGAGCAGCACGCCTACCCCAGGGGTTCTCAAGGGCAGGCTGGCAGCCAGGTCCCctcagccagccagccctgctcGGTCCcatcccaccctgcccccagctcCTCAGGAGCCCATGAGCTAAGACTAAGGAGGGATCAGATCCCTTGGGTACAGGCCCCATGTCTGGGAGAAATATACACCACTGAACACCGAGCACACAGGAAAGGGAGGGGATGCCAGGGGAGAGGCAGGCACCCTAAGAGGTGGTTGGGCCGAGCTCCCAGCCAGCTCCGAAGGGGGCACTGCTTCCAGGagtcattaaaaaagaagaaaatgatacaaCCAAAGGGGAGGTGGTAGAGGGCAAAGTGTCCCATTTATACACAACATTGTAAACATACAGTCTATATTACATGTGCTTCAGTCTGGTGTTTGcgtgtctgtcagtcagtcagtctagGGGGTGGAGCTCAGGAGCCCTGCCCTGCTATACCACCTTCCTGCCTATCCTGGAAACAGCCCAAAGAGGCATGGTCCCCAAGTTCAGAAGGTACACGTAGGCAGAGCTGTTCCACTCTGGCTCCAGAGTCctctgtgtgtttgggtgtgtatgtgcatgtatgtacacggGGAACCTGTGTGCAATTATGTACaaggggagaaggagagtcaCTGTTACAGAGGCTGGGGCGGGGGTGGCTGAGGTGCGGCCTTCCTGGACAGCCCGCTCATAAGTAGATCCTCCGCAGGTCTCCAGGCGCTGTGATGGTGTTGCACTGAGGGCACAGCTTCTTGGCACCctgaagagaaaggggaggcCTCAGAACGGCATGCCCTGTGTCTGTACACAAGAGCACCGGGCCTGCAGCCATCTTCCCCATCGGCTTGTGCTGGGCCCTCATTCTTCTCAGCCAGGCTAGGGATGCATGCGTTGCCTCTGAGCAGGCAGACATGCTCCCGTGTTGGGGAGACGCCAGGATCAAACCGCCTGGCCAGCCCCACAGCAGGAGCCCCGGTAATGAGAACAAGGCTGGGTCCAGCTGTGGCTGCCTGGCCCTAACGAGATTACATGCGGCCTTTGATCAGGACACAGAGCCCACGTCCGGGCCTTTTATTGCTGTCTCCGGGCGACATTTTAATGGCTGCTCCCGAGCTAAGAACAGGGCAGGAGCAGAAGGAGCTTAgtaatgggagggggaggggcagaggcccAAGTCTGGCTTACCCACTACCAGCATCTTTCTGACCTGGGGTCTCACCAATAAACGTGATGAGTCGGGGCCTacgtgggggtgggaagggggcacGTGCACTGTGCACCGTGCACCGAGTGCGTGGAGGGGAGAATTAGGTAAACCCAAAATGAGGGTGCAGACAGCATGTTCAACTTGGGGAGTGAATTCCTGACTTCAGGCTGTTCCTTGCCTCCCCCAAGCAGGTGCAATCACAAATGTGAACATCTGGACAGTGCCACCAACAGTTGCCCACACAGTTTCATGCCCCCTCACCAGAGTCCGAAGCCAACACTCTTCACAGTGTACATGCCAACACTGGATCGATGTCAGAGGCATCGAGTAGGAGTCCTGGGGAGGAGGTGGGCAGAGAAAGGGTTGCTGAAGTAGGCTCACCCTCTGAGAGCCTTTCCAACCCTACAGGGCACGGACCTGACCAATAGCATgcctccactccttcccacttacCATGCAGATGAGGCATTTGTATCTGTCTCCCCGAGACAGCTGCCGTTCAAGTTCCCTGACCCGAGCCTTTAGAGCCTCGAATGTAGTCACTGCGGAATCTTCAGTGATTCTGTGAAGACAACACACAGGGTAGGAAGGCAGAACTGTCTCAGACCCAGAATTCCATGGAGAACTCCTCCTCAACATCTCTACAGCCAAACATGCCCAGAGAGCTAGGCTCCGCCCCTGCATGCCACCTGATCAGTATCCAGGCACACGGGACAGCCAGCAACCTCCCCGCcaaccctcctcccaccaccctcAGTTTTCAGTCTGCTGTCTCCCAGGCTCTGCAAGCTCCATACCTGCTCTTTCCACATGCCACCATGCTGTGGCCTTTATGGATTTCTTTgggctgtttgtttgctttttatgtttaaaaaaaaaaaatggtctcacTGGCCAGGTGGTGgaggtgcacatctttaatcccagcacttggaagacagaggcaggcagatctctacaagttcaaagccagcctggtctacatagaaagcttcaggacaaccagggctctgttacacagagaaaccctgtctcaaaaacgaacaaaaacacccccccccaaaaaaaacaatacaaaacacaaaatcaaaacatAGTCTCCCCAGACAGATATGGTGgctcatctttaatcccagcataagCGGGATTGGAAGGCATaagcaggtggagctctgtgagttctgaAGTCAGtgtggactacagagtgagtcccaggacaaccaAAGCTACATGGAGAGACCGTCTCAAGCCAAACAAAACCCAGTCCCaaccagcccaggctggcctcaaccccTTGTCTAGTCTATAGGggtagttccaggatagccagggctatagaaaCAAACTCtacctggaaaaacaaacaaaacaaaacaaatacaattttataCACATAGGTattgtgcctgtggaggtcagagggcatcagatcccctggagctggagttacagatcctagtgagctgccacgtgggtgctgggaactgaactctagtcctctgacAGAGCGGCCAACTCTACGGCTCTACggcccctttttgttttttagatgaaCATACAAAGTGTAAGATTTCATCatggcatttttaaaaagtacttcctgcccttctgagtgctgggattatccaGGGCTTTAACACAGGAAAGCATCTGTCCAACTAAGGCACACCCTGCCCTCATCCTTACGGTTTCTAAGGACCACTTTACTGACTTAAACTCAGCAAAAGTTCCCTAAGGCAGAGGCTCACCTGCCAAAACACATTATTAGTGACTATTCACTAGTGACATAAGCCCTACCTGGGGCACATGGACATGAGGATGCATTTGCCAGTCTAGCCTTCAAGGGAAGAGGAGATGCAGCCCCAGCAGCCCCAACGAACAAGGAGCAGTTCGGACCATCCCAAGGACCCTCCCAACCCTCCAAAAGCAGAAAAACTGCCATGTGCCTTAGGAAATGACAATACTAAACAGACAGCTAAAATGTACTAAGTACTTATTAACTGCCAGGGGTTCTTACCAGTTACCTTATTTACACTTCCTAAAACCCCCATGAGAAGAAGCGTTTTCTATGTGAAGAACTGAGGTAGCCTGCCCAGGCCGTGGCAGACCAAGCCCACAGTGCTTACAAGGAGAGCGACTCCCGGCCAAGGAATGGTAGAGACTAAGGCCAAGCAGCCCACAGGCCCTGCGGGCTGGCGGCaagcaggcagagggaggcgaCTCTCCAGCCAGCAGCAGGAACCTGGTACAAGCAGCTGGGTTAGGGGTGGGCTATGACAGAACGAGGGAGGTTTAAAAGACGTACTCAATCTAGACCGGGCTGAGGCGGTATTCTGTAGCAGGGGGTATTCGGCTAGCATGGGGACAATGAGTTCACAGAGCTGCAGAGCTTACAGATGGCCTGACACCTGGACACGACTGTCAGaaggaagtatatatatatagggaAGGTCATGGGAACATGTTTATTGTTTTGTCTCACTGCATACCCCAGGCTAATCTCAAATTTAATATGTAGTttaggttagcctcaaactcataatcctcTTTTCTCAGCCTCTAGAGTGTTGAGATGACGGATGTATTACCATGGCCAGTTGGTAGTAGCAATATTTAATGTACAACAAATttcaatctctcttttttttagggTATCAGCAGCAATACAGAATGTGTCTCCCTGGTGGCTGTACACAATGGGCCCATAACTTCTTTCTCCAGGGACACAGAAGGGCTGTGCCAGTTCTTTAGTGCTGGCAGCTTCCCTGGAGCAACGTGCTCAGTTACGAGATTCTGGGaagccttcttcctcttcctctccctcaccAGCTCCCACAGCTAGCTTCTGGGGTTTTGCTAAATGCTATGTGGACCATCCTCGTGTGGACTGGCAGACAGCCAACACGGAGGAGGAACCATgcttcccagttttctaaggtcAGCCCGGGATCTTCAGAGCCACACTGAGGGCTAGAATACAGTTCCAGGGCAAGCTGCTTAGTACATACACACCTCCGATCTGTCTGGTGCAATACCATGGCTAGCATGGCTGTGAGCTTTTCTGAGCCCCTTTAGGCATGGGTGTGTGATTAGACACCCAGAGGAAGCCCTGGAACCCTTCTCCTCTCCTGGGTATAAAATGGACCTAGGGCTGGAACATGTACTTTGTGAACTAGGATGTCCCGGGGACTGAAGAGAATCAATCCTGGTGGGTCTGATGAAGATGCACCTCTGTATAGCAGCAATCAGTTCCCACCTTGTCCTAGAGTGCCCCACCCACTGGAGCCTGTGCTCACACAGGTGGGACAGAAAAGCTAATGTCCCCCAGCCTTGGGTGGGTAGCACCTTCATGGATGGCCACTGGCTCTGGCCCTTGCCTCCCCCTCGGGCGCCATCCTTGATTAATGATCTTGTCTTTCTGATTTATGAGCAGCCCCTCCAGACGAGGGTGGGCGCCTCTTATAGCCCCGCCCGCCCTGCTCAGCTGGAGTAGGAGAGAATTATTAAATAAACATCCATACGTCACCCCCCTCCCTAAGCTGGTTGCACCGAATCCGTATGGCCCGCTCCGGTGCTGACACGGAGCAGCTGCGGTGATTCATGGGCAGCCGGGCCCTGCGCTGCGGCCCATACATCATGCCAGCAGCACTTGCAGCCCGGCCGAGATAAACTGATCAAGCACAACGGGCTGGAATGAATTTATGACAACACAAAATGGAGGGAAACAAATGGGAGGTGACCCAGGCCACCGACCCAGCCCTGCACTGGCCTGCAAGCCACTCTTGTGGCAGGAGGCAAGATGGAACACTGGCCCTAGGATGAAGAGGCTACTCTTTAACCCCAAGCAACCTACCCTccagctggggggaggggcaggttcAGAGAGAAGCAATGGCCAACGGCCGCCACTCCAGGAACCCACACAGGACACCTGCACCTCCGGGGCCAGTACTGGGCCCTTTCCAGGCTTTTGGAAAGGTAGCAGGCTGGCCGCTGATATCGAATCCTGTGGCGCTGTCCAGCAGCcctgagaaaaggaacaagggCTCTCCTTCTCCTTTGCTGGAGAACCCTGGCCAAAATTCCTACCGAAAGTGATGAGACCCACTGCTCCTGCCTAAAACCTGCTGCAAGCGCTACCCGGgacaagaaaaatgaaaccaaTTTAGCTCCCGATTAAGAAACAGAAACTGGAGATGAATCAAATGCACTGGCTGGGCTGGGCGGCCATACATCACACTCCACGGGCGGGGGCAGCTAGGGCGGGCAGGGAAGTTCTGTTCCTCTCCACCAAGGCTCCCAGGGCCACGGCCCAGTGATCAATTCACAGAGTCACGCTTAGCACCAGCTGGGCTCCACAGCAGGCTGTGCCCAGGGCAGCAGGGCTGAGTTGTACTCAGAGCCTGGCAGCAGGCCTTCCTGCTTGCGAAGAGCCCCTTTCCCAGCCAACTACACATACTTCTCAATGTCGCTGTTCTTGCAGGTCTTCTGCATGGCCTCCTGCTTGCTGCTTTCACCATTGCTGGTGGATGGCATCTCTGTAGGGACAAAAGTTCAACTCATACTCTGGCTAGATAAGCCAGAGTGAGTGCCAAGGGTTGAGACAGTCACTACCACCTAAAGAtgttcttccccacccccaatcctGCTAATGTGAGTCAGGACTTACCATCACTGGCCCACTTAGAGAACTCGGGTGTGATGCGGGTGCTCGGGGGGCCACCactagaggagaggaaggagaaagaactgAGTGAGGCCTGCAGGATGGCTGAGCCCGGCCTCCTGGGAGCCCTCCATACAAGCTGCCCATGCCCTGCCCACACTTGCTTCAGGACTGCGCCCCGGAGTGCCTCTCTCTCCTTGGCTTCACCAGGCTCTTCTCCTGTGCACGGGATGACATCAGCCTCCGTGTATCTGGCATGGTGGTCAAGGACAACAGACCCAAGGTTGCAGCAGGACACAAGGGCTCTGAATACTCAGGAGCACCCCTGCCCACTGAAAGCTGATGGCTCCAGGAGTTACTCTTTGGAGGCACCAGctacttttgttattgttggcTTGCCCCCCTTCGTCCCAAGGATACTGTGGTTTCCCATACTCCAGAGTGTCATCTCCATCCACATCCAGGTCGGCATCACTGTCTGGGTTCTCTTTGCCACTGCACATAACGAAGCCGGAGCCTGTGGGAAGCGGAGTGTTAAGAAGGGCCAGAGGCCAGGAGCTAACCCAAGGGCGCCCTTTCTGCTGCTCCCAGGTGGGGATTAGGTCCGAGATGAGACAGATATATGAACCAGCAAACATTCAGGTTATCCCTGATTATTTCCATCCCTTTCTCTGTATGCCTCCCTAACCTTTAAATGTACTGCATGCAGCTCCAGGTTGTCTCTGCTTATAAACTTGCACATTCACACACTACGTGTGGTCCTTCGAGGACACTGTGACAGGCCTTCTATACATTTGTCTCCCAGTTCCAGGAAGAGCAGAAAGGGGGTAGAgaaactcagatccaaaaggtcACTCCCAACTAGGACCCGAGCATCCTTCTATCTCACTGTCTGGCTTGAGATCCATCAGACAGGAGAAAAGGCTGGCTAAGGCCAATCAGAGCCACAGAGCAGCACCCCCAGCCAACATCCTGATTTGGGCCACCAGGTCCTTTGCCAGCAAAAACACCAGGCAGCTGTTCAAATATTTGGTGTCTGAAGCGCCTGACATTAATTATTCATCTCCACCTCACACAGCCCAGATTCCTGGACAAGTGTAGTTAGAAAGGGATTAGAAAGGGACAGACACGGGAGGCTCGGCACGCACACCTGCCTCTCAGAGCAGTCTCAAGGCAACTAGGCTGGGCAGGGCAGGCTAAGGCCAGAGTGTGCTGATCCCCAGAGGGCATCTGGCCCAACCAAAGGCCGACTCTTGGCTAAAGTAAAGGATGAGCTACTAAGGCTTCACCGAGCCTGCTTCATCCGCCAAGTGGTCTCTGA is a window encoding:
- the Rnf220 gene encoding E3 ubiquitin-protein ligase RNF220 isoform X4, which encodes MVQLFVLTEVWSRIGKMKRRKQDEGQREGSCMAEDDAVDTEHDNSNRFEEYEWCGQKRIRATTLLEGGFRGSGFVMCSGKENPDSDADLDVDGDDTLEYGKPQYTEADVIPCTGEEPGEAKEREALRGAVLNGGPPSTRITPEFSKWASDEMPSTSNGESSKQEAMQKTCKNSDIEKITEDSAVTTFEALKARVRELERQLSRGDRYKCLICMDSYSMPLTSIQCWHVHCEECWLRTLGAKKLCPQCNTITAPGDLRRIYL
- the Tmem53 gene encoding transmembrane protein 53 isoform X1, with protein sequence MASAELDYSIEIPDQPCWSQKKSQGAKEAGKQQPVVILLGWGGCRDKNLAKYSAIYHKRGCIVIRYTAPWHMVFFSESFGIPSLRVVAQKLLELLFDYEIEREPLLFHVFSNAGVMLYRYVLELLQTHQRFRHLHVMGTIFDSGPGDSNLIGALRALATILERRPAVLRLLLLAAFAMVVVLFHFLLAPFTALFHTHFYDRLQDSGSCWPELYLYSRADKVVAARDVERMVEARLAHQVMVRGVDFVTSAHVSHLRDYPTYYTSLCVDFMHNCVQC
- the Rnf220 gene encoding E3 ubiquitin-protein ligase RNF220 isoform X5, which codes for MKRRKQDEGQREGSCMAEDDAVDTEHDNSNRFEEYEWCGQKRIRATTLLEGGFRGSGFVMCSGKENPDSDADLDVDGDDTLEYGKPQYTEADVIPCTGEEPGEAKEREALRGAVLNGGPPSTRITPEFSKWASDEMPSTSNGESSKQEAMQKTCKNSDIEKITEDSAVTTFEALKARVRELERQLSRGDRYKCLICMDSYSMPLTSIQCWHVHCEECWLRTLGAKKLCPQCNTITAPGDLRRIYL
- the Rnf220 gene encoding E3 ubiquitin-protein ligase RNF220 isoform X3, whose product is MPRARSGRRSRGAGGREETFLRVRANRQTRLNARIGKMKRRKQDEGQVCPLCNRPLAGSEQEMSRHVEHCLSKREGSCMAEDDAVDTEHDNSNRFEEYEWCGQKRIRATTLLEGGFRGSGFVMCSGKENPDSDADLDVDGDDTLEYGKPQYTEADVIPCTGEEPGEAKEREALRGAVLNGGPPSTRITPEFSKWASDEMPSTSNGESSKQEAMQKTCKNSDIEKITEDSAVTTFEALKARVRELERQLSRGDRYKCLICMDSYSMPLTSIQCWHVHCEECWLRTLGAKKLCPQCNTITAPGDLRRIYL
- the Tmem53 gene encoding transmembrane protein 53 isoform X2 — protein: MVFFSESFGIPSLRVVAQKLLELLFDYEIEREPLLFHVFSNAGVMLYRYVLELLQTHQRFRHLHVMGTIFDSGPGDSNLIGALRALATILERRPAVLRLLLLAAFAMVVVLFHFLLAPFTALFHTHFYDRLQDSGSCWPELYLYSRADKVVAARDVERMVEARLAHQVMVRGVDFVTSAHVSHLRDYPTYYTSLCVDFMHNCVQC